A genome region from Chrysemys picta bellii isolate R12L10 unplaced genomic scaffold, ASM1138683v2 scaf384, whole genome shotgun sequence includes the following:
- the LOC135978673 gene encoding HLA class I histocompatibility antigen, A alpha chain-like isoform X3 — MTWVAADIGAQITKRRWEAEVNDNQQWKRYVEGNCISWLRSALEYGKETLQRKEPNNSLIPIVAGVITAAVLIGVIIGVFFWKKQCPGRTGDGYAVAQA, encoded by the exons ATGACTTGGGTAGCAGCAGATATTGGGGCTCAGATCaccaagaggagatgggaggCTGAAGTAAATGACAACCAGCAGTGGAAACGCTACGTGGAGGGGAATTGTATTTCCTGGCTAAGGAGTGCTCTAGAGTACGGGAAGGAGACTCTACAGAGGAAAG aaccaaataatagtctgattcccattgtggctggagttatcactgcagctgtcctgattggtgttataatcggagtattcttctggaaaaagcaatgcccag ggaggacGGGAGACGGCTACGCTGTAGCTCAGG cttaa
- the LOC135978673 gene encoding HLA class I histocompatibility antigen, A alpha chain-like isoform X2, whose product MTWVAADIGAQITKRRWEAEVNDNQQWKRYVEGNCISWLRSALEYGKETLQRKEPNNSLIPIVAGVITAAVLIGVIIGVFFWKKQCPASDQGSSGSDRSAKA is encoded by the exons ATGACTTGGGTAGCAGCAGATATTGGGGCTCAGATCaccaagaggagatgggaggCTGAAGTAAATGACAACCAGCAGTGGAAACGCTACGTGGAGGGGAATTGTATTTCCTGGCTAAGGAGTGCTCTAGAGTACGGGAAGGAGACTCTACAGAGGAAAG aaccaaataatagtctgattcccattgtggctggagttatcactgcagctgtcctgattggtgttataatcggagtattcttctggaaaaagcaatgcccag caagtgaCCAAGGATCTAGTGGCTCTGACAGATCTGCCAAGG cttaa
- the LOC135978673 gene encoding uncharacterized protein LOC135978673 isoform X1, with protein MTWVAADIGAQITKRRWEAEVNDNQQWKRYVEGNCISWLRSALEYGKETLQRKEPNNSLIPIVAGVITAAVLIGVIIGVFFWKKQCPGRTGDGYAVAQASDQGSSGSDRSAKA; from the exons ATGACTTGGGTAGCAGCAGATATTGGGGCTCAGATCaccaagaggagatgggaggCTGAAGTAAATGACAACCAGCAGTGGAAACGCTACGTGGAGGGGAATTGTATTTCCTGGCTAAGGAGTGCTCTAGAGTACGGGAAGGAGACTCTACAGAGGAAAG aaccaaataatagtctgattcccattgtggctggagttatcactgcagctgtcctgattggtgttataatcggagtattcttctggaaaaagcaatgcccag ggaggacGGGAGACGGCTACGCTGTAGCTCAGG caagtgaCCAAGGATCTAGTGGCTCTGACAGATCTGCCAAGG cttaa